From a region of the Hemibagrus wyckioides isolate EC202008001 linkage group LG06, SWU_Hwy_1.0, whole genome shotgun sequence genome:
- the gpr63 gene encoding probable G-protein coupled receptor 63 encodes MENSSSLSWWENSSSLVLRTLWVTPTTQVTEQGVVGQEVGGHVLSVPLQVFFSVVMVCVLLLALCGNAVVCVMVYRRAVMRSAINFLLANLAFADMVLAVTAMPFDLVTLVTAQWPFSSTLCRTSAMFLWLCMSVGVAMLLVISMDRFLIIVRREDRLTPHRAKILIAASWILAFFLAFPLFLGYPSLQVPPSALQCILTYSPDSGYHGYVVVLALFTFFMPFTVMAFAFGMILSSIRHNALRIRCDSALSLSKPRPLHLSVDVGFKTRAFFTILLLFVLALASLAPLVVFSLCAVFSSAVYSGAGLFQVSAWLLILSFLRPALNPLIYYCRIRKFRLACARWVPSLCRLRPPLTSSAQRRIQPSAVYACSDHRSSI; translated from the coding sequence ATGGAAAACTCCTCCTCCTTGTCATGGTGGGAAAACAGCAGCTCGTTGGTGCTCAGAACTCTCTGGGTGACTCCCACTACTCAGGTAACAGAGCAGGGCGTGGTGGGGCAGGAAGTTGGTGGGCATGTCCTGAGCGTGCCACTGCAGGTGTTCTTTagcgtggtgatggtgtgtgtgttgttgttggcaCTGTGCGGTAAcgcggtggtgtgtgtgatggtttacCGCCGCGCCGTCATGCGCTCCGCCATCAACTTCCTGTTAGCCAATCTCGCCTTTGCCGACATGGTGCTGGCGGTCACAGCCATGCCCTTCGACCTGGTCACCTTGGTGACGGCACAATGGCCGTTTAGCTCCACCCTCTGCCGGACATCGGCCATGTTCTTGTGGCTGTGCATGTCGGTGGGCGTGGCCATGCTGTTGGTGATCAGCATGGATCGTTTCCTGATCATCGTACGGAGAGAGGATCGCCTGACACCACACCGTGCCAAGATCCTCATCGCCGCCTCCTGGATCCTGGCTTTTTTCCTGGCTTTCCCACTGTTTCTGGGATACCCGTCGCTGCAGGTACCCCCAAGTGCACTCCAGTGCATACTCACCTACTCCCCTGACAGTGGTTACCATGGATACGTGGTGGTCCTGGCCCTGTTCACCTTCTTCATGCCATTCACCGTGATGGCATTCGCATTCGGCATGATCCTGAGCTCCATTAGACACAATGCGCTTCGGATCCGTTGCGACTCTGCTCTCTCCCTGTCTAAACCCCGCCCCCTCCACCTGAGCGTGGACGTTGGCTTTAAGACGCGAGCATTCTTCACCATCCTGCTGTTGTTTGTGTTAGCGCTCGCCTCGTTGGCACCCCTGGTGGTGTTCAGCCTGTGTGCGGTGTTCAGCAGTGCTGTGTATAGTGGGGCAGGGCTTTTCCAGGTCAGCGCCTGGCTGCTGATCCTCAGCTTCCTGCGCCCTGCCCTCAACCCACTCATCTACTACTGCCGTATCAGGAAGTTCCGCCTTGCCTGTGCCCGCTGGGTGCCCTCCCTCTGCAGACTCCGCCCACCTCTGACCAGCAGTGCCCAGCGCAGAATCCAGCCCAGTGCTGTGTACGCCTGCAGTGACCATCGCTCCagcatctga